The following are encoded together in the Poseidonibacter lekithochrous genome:
- a CDS encoding HD-GYP domain-containing protein — MTCASSDCNMTKTDSNIRVVLIIISFVMAYIMQSWMMLMMGLMTLYTVFANKCFIYRLLGINEGLREENNFLSSLPENNPEPVFVIDEDASILFKNIPAINLFPNTMTFDFLSDKIELQEILNENKLIKIKHTFENKETYQFSLKGVKDINKIMAYGTNITESIKANEEIINIQKDVVYAMGAIGETRSKETGNHVKRVAEYSKILALKYGLDEAQADLLKLASPMHDIGKVGIKDEILNKPGKLTDKEFIVMKTHSTLGYNMLKNSDKPILKAAAIVAHQHHEKWDGSGYPKKLKGEEIHIFGRITAVADVFDALGSDRVYKEAWPLEKIFNLFKEERGKHFDPQLIDLFFDNFEEIDEIRLKYQDKSKK; from the coding sequence ATGACTTGTGCTAGCTCAGATTGTAATATGACAAAAACAGATTCGAATATAAGAGTTGTATTAATTATAATATCTTTTGTAATGGCATATATTATGCAAAGTTGGATGATGCTTATGATGGGTCTTATGACACTTTATACAGTATTTGCTAATAAGTGTTTTATTTATAGATTACTTGGAATAAATGAAGGCTTACGAGAAGAAAACAATTTTTTATCTTCTTTACCTGAGAATAATCCAGAACCAGTTTTTGTAATAGATGAAGATGCTTCAATTTTATTTAAAAATATCCCCGCAATTAATCTTTTCCCAAATACTATGACTTTTGATTTTTTAAGTGATAAGATTGAACTTCAAGAGATTTTAAATGAAAATAAACTAATTAAAATTAAACATACTTTTGAGAATAAGGAAACTTATCAGTTCTCACTAAAAGGTGTAAAAGATATTAATAAGATTATGGCTTATGGTACAAATATTACAGAGTCTATAAAAGCAAATGAAGAGATTATTAATATTCAAAAAGATGTAGTTTATGCAATGGGTGCTATTGGAGAAACTAGATCTAAAGAGACTGGCAACCATGTAAAAAGAGTTGCTGAGTACTCAAAAATATTAGCTTTAAAATATGGTTTAGATGAAGCCCAAGCTGATTTATTGAAACTAGCAAGCCCAATGCACGATATTGGAAAAGTTGGAATAAAAGATGAGATATTAAATAAACCTGGAAAACTAACAGATAAAGAGTTTATTGTTATGAAAACACACTCAACACTTGGCTATAACATGTTGAAAAACTCTGATAAACCAATTTTAAAAGCAGCAGCAATAGTAGCTCATCAACACCATGAAAAATGGGATGGAAGTGGATATCCTAAAAAACTAAAAGGTGAAGAGATACATATCTTTGGAAGAATCACAGCAGTTGCTGATGTATTTGACGCCCTTGGAAGTGATAGAGTTTACAAAGAGGCATGGCCACTTGAAAAGATATTTAATTTATTTAAGGAAGAGAGAGGAAAACATTTTGATCCTCAACTAATAGATCTATTTTTTGATAATTTTGAAGAGATAGATGAAATTAGATTAAAATATCAAGACAAGTCAAAAAAGTAA
- the acpS gene encoding holo-ACP synthase — protein MIGIDVASIDRIKRMHEKFGRKAYERFLDDEEIELIKRPETAAGFWAAKEAASKAIGTGIGAICSFHDIKISKSKKGAPKLKYTKSLRKKFKIKKSYVSITHDSGFAIAVVNLVKK, from the coding sequence AGCATCAATTGATAGAATAAAAAGAATGCATGAAAAATTTGGTAGAAAAGCCTATGAGAGGTTTTTAGACGATGAAGAAATCGAGTTAATAAAACGACCAGAAACAGCTGCTGGCTTTTGGGCAGCAAAAGAGGCTGCTAGTAAAGCAATAGGTACAGGAATTGGTGCAATTTGTTCTTTCCATGATATTAAAATATCAAAAAGTAAAAAAGGCGCTCCCAAACTAAAGTACACAAAATCTTTACGAAAAAAATTTAAAATAAAAAAATCATATGTATCAATTACTCATGATTCAGGCTTTGCAATAGCTGTAGTAAATTTAGTAAAAAAATAA